A region from the Rubrivirga sp. SAORIC476 genome encodes:
- the mutY gene encoding A/G-specific adenine glycosylase has product MADAEDGLDVALCAADTAEVRQAFQDALPAWFDGARRPMPWREPGPDGRRDPYRVWVSEIMLQQTRVETAIPYFDRFIERFPSVADLAVAPLDDVLKQWEGLGYYSRARNLHRAAQGVVAEHSGVVPSEEAAFRALPGVGPYTAAAVLSLAFDTPLAVLDGNVIRVLTRVFGIQADARSGKTRRRLQELSDALLDRSRPGRWNESVMELGATVCTPRSPACPVCPLRAICAAASLGTPEAFPVVSKRAPVPHHTIAVGLVTDEADRLFIQRRPEDAMLGGLWEFPGGKVEPGETLEEACAREVREEVGLDVAVGPPVARVEHAYSHFRITMHAFRCLYQGGSPRTESGEPWAWVAVDDLDRYAFPRANGRIIEALREQVRAPRLL; this is encoded by the coding sequence ATGGCCGACGCGGAGGACGGGCTCGACGTCGCGCTGTGCGCAGCAGACACCGCGGAGGTTCGTCAGGCCTTTCAGGACGCGCTGCCCGCGTGGTTCGACGGTGCTCGCCGCCCGATGCCCTGGCGCGAACCCGGCCCCGACGGCCGACGCGACCCGTATCGGGTCTGGGTTTCGGAGATCATGCTCCAGCAGACACGCGTCGAGACCGCGATTCCCTATTTCGACCGCTTCATCGAGCGGTTTCCGTCCGTCGCAGACCTGGCCGTGGCCCCGCTCGACGACGTGCTGAAGCAGTGGGAAGGACTGGGGTACTACAGCCGGGCCCGCAACCTCCACCGAGCCGCACAAGGGGTGGTCGCCGAGCACTCCGGCGTGGTCCCCTCTGAAGAAGCCGCTTTTCGTGCGCTGCCGGGCGTCGGCCCCTACACCGCTGCGGCCGTGCTGTCGCTCGCGTTCGATACCCCGCTCGCTGTCCTCGACGGCAACGTGATCCGCGTCCTGACCCGTGTCTTCGGCATCCAGGCGGACGCGCGGAGCGGCAAGACCCGTCGCCGACTCCAGGAGCTCTCGGATGCACTCCTCGACAGGTCGCGGCCGGGACGGTGGAACGAGAGCGTGATGGAGCTCGGCGCGACCGTGTGCACCCCCCGGTCGCCCGCCTGCCCTGTCTGCCCGCTGCGGGCGATCTGCGCCGCCGCGTCACTCGGGACGCCCGAAGCCTTCCCTGTCGTCTCGAAGCGGGCACCCGTCCCCCACCACACCATCGCCGTCGGACTGGTGACCGACGAGGCCGACCGACTGTTCATCCAGCGCCGCCCCGAGGACGCGATGCTGGGGGGGCTGTGGGAGTTTCCCGGCGGGAAGGTCGAGCCGGGCGAAACCCTCGAGGAAGCCTGTGCACGAGAAGTGCGCGAGGAGGTCGGCCTCGATGTCGCTGTCGGCCCCCCTGTGGCGCGCGTTGAGCACGCCTATTCCCACTTCCGGATCACGATGCACGCCTTTCGGTGTCTATACCAGGGCGGCTCACCTCGGACCGAGAGCGGCGAACCCTGGGCCTGGGTCGCCGTGGACGACCTCGACAGGTACGCGTTTCCTCGTGCGAACGGCCGGATCATCGAGGCACTTCGGGAGCAGGTCCGCGCTCCCCGGTTGCTCTAG